In one window of Mytilus galloprovincialis chromosome 6, xbMytGall1.hap1.1, whole genome shotgun sequence DNA:
- the LOC143078752 gene encoding uncharacterized protein LOC143078752 encodes MDKMLQCVIGVDVGGTNTDAVILQIDCKQPQVLSSAKSITTKDVTTGISHAILLAISQRNKQQELAIQRVNIGTTHFVNAVVQRKELTKVTVIRLCGTASRQVPPFSDFPPDLASYLNGGTHFVGGGYQVDGREISPIDRLEVLKIVSESYKEGITNFVICGIFSPLRKDQEEVVKTIILSKFPDTSMTLSHEIGQTSLIERENAAILNESLKPLCRKTIKGFKDALFSLRLTCPLYLTQNDGTVVGEEYALEHPVCTFASGPTNSMRGAAFLSGIKDGVVVDIGGTTTDVGILRKGFPREASTEIKIGGVRTNFRMPDVHSIGLGGGSYVGQQKEDDRCVVTVGPRSAGYNIMNEAFIFQNDTSSCKMDCLTATDLAVAAGHSTLGNSANVSHLSRDLVEQGIQKIKSMVEIAIDSVKLSAEPLPVILVGGGGIILDIQKGLVGASELLFPSHFEVANAVGAALSQMSGSVEYVVHLNEEISEEDINAKTTNEMELNPGENYDDVKKRIRKTIMEEAIRKAKEDGIKFATDVAVKGGVDKETIIILEKSDNPITYLPGDATRINCKVVGDMQSVNEGTTVIIDEDFILPSEQTFENSSKFGKEQTEHIINTEKQGGIIEQSAPFINENNEWILSVYDIECIGIGAGILGCGGGGSPNLGKVLAKRAIIDGKQIKIVNPDTFFRYRSENNDLIALPAFMGAPYVVSEKLVSGEILTALQCMKDIFEVGQYQDGDLHSKDGVDIETGNGCTFIKDYAKNPKGDGGTITNLEGKKNIVGLMGAEIGGLNAIEPLLVGAELGLPVLDCDGMGRAFPELQMFCPFIYGAKPYPATLADDKGRRAVALHMDTAKDLETFFRQETIEMGCMAGIIFSTLTKSEVLNKTILLSYSRAWNLGNIIMTSRKEKKDPIEAIINHENGKNLISGKITDVRRETTGGFSKGFVDVTGTESFSGQFLFIEFQNENLIARKSTEEKINPPDVVACTPDLITIVDNDTAEPITTEMVRYGLRCSILVLPVADIMKTSRALEVVGPQAFGYPVNFTPVANYKQPKPVTS; translated from the coding sequence ATGGATAAAATGTTACAATGTGTCATTGGTGTAGATGTAGGAGGTACCAATACCGATGCTGTCATTTTACAAATTGATTGTAAACAACCCCAAGTCTTGTCGTCTGCTAAATCAATTACAACCAAGGATGTCACTACCGGTATTTCACATGCTATCCTTCTCGCGATCAGTCAGAGAAATAAGCAGCAGGAACTGGCAATACAACGCGTCAATATTGGAACAACACATTTCGTAAACGCAGTAGTCCAGCGAAAAGAACTGACAAAAGTTACGGTTATACGATTATGCGGAACAGCATCACGACAAGTGCCGCCATTTTCTGATTTTCCTCCTGATTTAGCTTCATACTTAAATGGTGGGACGCACTTCGTCGGTGGAGGTTATCAGGTTGATGGACGTGAAATTTCACCCATTGATAGACTTGAAGTTTTAAAGATAGTTTCAGAGTCATACAAAGAAGGCATTACAAATTTTGTGATTTGTGGTATATTCTCTCCGTTACGGAAAGATCAGGAAGAGGTAGTAAAAACTATAATCCTATCTAAATTCCCAGATACAAGCATGACATTATCGCACGAGATAGGTCAAACAAGTCTGATAGAAAGAGAAAATGCCGCTATTCTGAATGAGAGCTTGAAACCATTgtgcagaaaaactatcaaaGGGTTTAAAGACGCTTTGTTCAGTTTAAGACTTACATGTCCATTATACCTTACGCAGAATGATGGTACAGTAGTCGGAGAAGAATACGCTTTGGAACATCCGGTTTGTACTTTTGCATCTGGACCGACAAACAGCATGAGAGGAGCCGCATTCCTGTCAGGAATCAAAGATGGTGTTGTTGTTGATATAGGTGGAACAACAACAGATGTTGGAATTCTAAGGAAAGGGTTTCCAAGAGAAGCATCTACAGAAATAAAGATCGGCGGTGTAAGAACAAACTTCCGAATGCCTGATGTGCACAGTATAGGTCTAGGAGGTGGTTCGTATGTAGGACAACAAAAGGAAGATGACAGATGTGTAGTCACAGTTGGACCTAGAAGTGCTGGATATAACATAATGAACGAGGCATTTATATTTCAAAACGATACATCATCGTGCAAAATGGATTGTTTGACCGCCACAGATTTAGCGGTTGCTGCTGGACATTCCACCTTGGGTAACTCGGCTAATGTTTCTCATTTGTCACGTGACCTGGTGGAGCAAGGGatccaaaaaataaaatctatggtAGAAATTGCTATTGACAGCGTCAAACTGTCAGCAGAACCACTTCCAGTTATATTAGTCGGCGGTGGTGGAATAATTTTAGATATACAGAAGGGATTAGTAGGAGCATCAGAACTCCTTTTCCCGAGTCATTTTGAAGTTGCAAATGCCGTCGGAGCAGCCTTGAGTCAGATGTCTGGATCAGTAGAATATGTTGTTCATTTGAATGAGGAGATTAGCGAAGAAGATATTAATGCCAAAACTACAAATGAAATGGAACTTAATCCTGGAGAAAATTATGACGATGTCAAGAAAAGAATTAGAAAAACCATCATGGAGGAGGCGATACGTAAAGCAAAAGAAGACGGAATTAAATTTGCAACAGACGTGGCAGTGAAAGGTGGTGTCGACAAAGAAACCATTATCATATTAGAAAAATCCGACAATCCGATAACTTATTTACCTGGAGATGCTACAAGAATCAACTGTAAGGTAGTAGGTGACATGCAATCGGTTAATGAGGGTACTACTGTTATCATTGACGAAGATTTTATCCTTCCCTCCGAACAGACGTTTGAAAATTCTAGTAAGTTCGGGAAAGAACAGACTGAACACATAATAAATACCGAAAAGCAGGGTGGAATTATAGAACAAAGTGCTCCTTTcattaatgaaaataatgaatGGATTCTTTCAGTATACGATATTGAATGTATAGGAATAGGAGCGGGAATATTAGGTTGTGGTGGTGGCGGATCTCCAAACCTTGGTAAAGTCTTAGCAAAACGTGCAATAATCGATGGCAAGCAAATAAAAATCGTTAATCCAGATACTTTTTTTAGGTACAGAAGTGAAAATAACGATTTGATTGCTCTGCCGGCCTTCATGGGTGCTCCTTATGTTGTTTCAGAAAAATTAGTGAGTGGTGAAATATTAACTGCCCTTCAATGTATGAAGGATATATTTGAAGTAGGACAATACCAGGATGGCGATCTTCATAGCAAAGATGGCGTTGATATTGAAACAGGCAATGGATGTACATTCATTAAGGACTACGCGAAGAACCCGAAAGGAGACGGTGGAACGATCACTAACTTAGAAGGAAAAAAGAACATAGTCGGCCTAATGGGTGCTGAAATAGGAGGACTGAATGCCATTGAACCTTTATTGGTTGGAGCAGAGTTGGGATTGCCTGTTCTTGATTGCGATGGGATGGGCAGGGCTTTCCCAGAACTACAGATGTTTTGTCCTTTTATTTATGGTGCCAAACCGTATCCTGCCACACTAGCAGACGATAAAGGTAGAAGAGCTGTAGCATTACATATGGATACTGCTAAAGACCTAGAAACTTTTTTCAGACAGGAGACTATCGAAATGGGTTGCATGGCGGGAATCATTTTTTCAACCCTCACAAAAAGTgaagttttaaataaaacaatcttGTTATCATACAGCAGAGCATGGAATCTTGGAAACATAATAATGACGTCGCGGAAGGAGAAAAAAGATCCGATAGAAGCAATAATAAACCATGAGAACGGTAAAAACTTGATATCGGGGAAAATAACAGACGTAAGACGTGAGACAACAGGAGGTTTCAGCAAAGGTTTTGTGGATGTAACTGGAACTGAAAGTTTTTCTGGACAATTTCTCTtcattgaatttcaaaatgagaaTCTGATTGCACGTAAAAGTACCGAAGAGAAAATTAACCCACCAGATGTCGTTGCTTGTACCCCTGATTTGATAACAATTGTAGACAACGATACTGCCGAACCCATTACTACTGAAATGGTTCGTTATGGGCTTAGGTGCTCTATCTTGGTGTTGCCTGTAGCAGATATAATGAAGACGTCAAGAGCCTTGGAAGTAGTTGGACCACAGGCTTTTGGATATCCTGTTAACTTTACCCCTGTCGCAAATTATAAACAACCTAAGCCGGTTACTTCTTAA